In Streptococcus oralis, a single window of DNA contains:
- the rseP gene encoding RIP metalloprotease RseP, producing MIGLLTFILVFGIIVVVHEFGHFYFAKKSGILVREFAIGMGPKIFSHIGKDGTAYTIRILPLGGYVRMAGWGDDATEIKTGTPVSLTLADDGKVKRINLSGKKLDQTAFPMQVTQFDFEDKLFIKGLVLEEEKIFAVDHDATVVEEDGTEVRIAPLDVQYQNASIWGKLITNFAGPMNNFILGVVVFWILIFLQGGVRDTQTNLFHVMPEGALAKVGVAETAQITKVGSHEVKNWQDLTQAVEADTKDKTAPTLDVTISENGSEKQVTVTPEENQGRYILGVQPGVKSDFLSMFVGGFTTAADSGLRILSALKNLIFHPDLNKLGGPVAIFKASSDAAKNGIENVLYFLAMISINIGIFNLIPIPALDGGKIVLNILEAIRRKPLKQEIETYVTMAGVVIMVVLMLAVTWNDIMRLFF from the coding sequence ATGATTGGATTGCTAACCTTTATCCTCGTTTTTGGGATTATTGTGGTGGTGCATGAGTTTGGACATTTTTATTTTGCCAAGAAATCAGGCATTCTAGTTCGTGAATTTGCCATTGGTATGGGGCCCAAGATTTTTTCCCATATCGGTAAGGATGGCACTGCTTATACCATTCGAATCCTTCCTCTAGGAGGCTATGTTCGTATGGCAGGCTGGGGTGATGATGCGACAGAAATCAAGACAGGAACTCCAGTCAGTTTAACACTTGCTGATGATGGTAAGGTCAAACGGATCAACCTCTCAGGGAAGAAACTGGATCAAACGGCTTTTCCTATGCAGGTAACCCAGTTTGACTTTGAAGACAAGCTCTTTATCAAGGGTTTGGTCTTGGAAGAAGAAAAGATTTTTGCAGTAGATCACGATGCAACGGTTGTTGAAGAAGACGGAACCGAAGTGCGCATCGCTCCTTTGGATGTACAGTATCAAAATGCTTCTATCTGGGGCAAGCTCATCACCAACTTTGCAGGTCCTATGAATAACTTTATCTTAGGTGTTGTTGTTTTTTGGATCTTGATCTTTTTGCAGGGCGGTGTTAGAGATACTCAGACAAATCTCTTTCATGTCATGCCAGAGGGAGCTTTGGCTAAGGTAGGTGTAGCTGAGACAGCTCAAATCACCAAGGTCGGCTCGCATGAGGTTAAGAATTGGCAAGACTTGACCCAGGCTGTGGAAGCAGATACCAAGGACAAGACTGCCCCGACCTTGGATGTGACCATTTCTGAAAATGGTAGCGAAAAGCAAGTTACTGTGACACCAGAAGAAAATCAAGGACGCTATATTCTTGGGGTTCAACCGGGAGTCAAGTCAGACTTTCTATCCATGTTTGTTGGTGGATTTACAACCGCTGCTGATTCAGGGCTCCGTATCCTTTCGGCTCTGAAAAACTTGATTTTCCATCCAGATTTGAACAAACTCGGTGGTCCCGTTGCTATTTTTAAGGCAAGTAGCGATGCTGCTAAAAATGGAATTGAGAATGTCCTCTATTTCCTAGCTATGATTTCCATCAATATCGGAATTTTTAATTTGATTCCGATCCCGGCTTTGGATGGTGGAAAGATTGTACTCAATATCCTAGAGGCTATCCGCCGGAAACCCCTTAAACAAGAAATTGAAACCTATGTCACCATGGCTGGTGTAGTTATCATGGTTGTCTTGATGCTAGCTGTGACCTGGAATGACATTATGCGACTCTTCTTTTAG